In Gossypium raimondii isolate GPD5lz chromosome 12, ASM2569854v1, whole genome shotgun sequence, a single window of DNA contains:
- the LOC105763767 gene encoding eukaryotic translation initiation factor 4G isoform X2: MSFNQSRSDKSEQQYRKSGRSASFNQQRSSSGAYSKGAGGGPAPSRSPSSSSSSLSSNRSLKKSNNAQGGQYRLNSLAANSTESSNTSAARTKQNGAHLQPQLQGASDASIASNVAQPVQSPIIQNSTRAVSKTPNSQPPTISSDSSLPTTAGKDPSKAFSLQFGSITPGFMNGMQIPARTSSAPPNLDEQKRNQARHDSSFKSVPNLPTSIPKQQLPRKDSVATEQSSSGEAHSVPKIKKDAQPSAVPPVNQTQKPSPVNIPMTSMQMPFHHQPQVPIQYGGPNPQIQSQSVTASSMQMPIHIPLAMGNGPQVQQQVFVAGLQALPLPPQGMMHQGGGLSFTPPIGGQLTPQLGNLGMGIAPQYSQQQGGKFGVTRKTTPVKITHPDTHEELRLDKRTDIRADGGSSVPRSHPNMPSQSQPIPSFAPSHSINYYSNSYNTNSVYYPPPSSLPLAGSQIAPNAQGPRFNYPVSQGHQNISFMNSAAAPGSLAVNKSVNHACGTSESVNVDPVRDAQNVISFATSGSTQVTVKPATVSAGEKFEDSSFSSISPSTEKAGSLKHSMPACEVSSSQAQRDLDTFPESSVQQPKLGNESLTSESLPAAAKHSGGVPATNLDESQPSSCVSSASDSTSKESTPVFASNEGKRREGLSRSNSIKNYQKKPVQEGQIQPPVQSTSTFYLGTNPAEYGVSSESAVTEALVAKKALTSLAAADVLSQSTREFTAINEALPSSLDPKTESKIECLISVSSEVSGTGSKLDSFGLVKHAKFDGSSKLDELPRSEISGINDEEEKHLPEEHLKDSVSLEISSQPVPLKSTELKSDQDSASKVVATDNVVHTQGTEHRVLNEDLSGKVENVEVTDSKDISTSRIADSTDIEGSHVTKSGILDQQSAPVPSPDLLESSSNYEGEGVPLPSSKDKPAPQLSRTKSTITSGKKKRREILQKADAAGTTSDLYMAYKGPEEKKETVAPSASVETNSVGVNLKQTSHEALQVDAIEREKITQSKAELDDWEDAADISTPNLETSDTDEKAHGGVPSHEEDGSGNITKKYSRDFLLKFAGQYTDLPQGFEIASDIAAALMAANVNASHAVDHDSYPSPGRKLDRQSSGSRLDRRASGIVDDDRWMRPPGPFGPGRDLRLDLGYGAVAGFRPVQGGNFGVLRHPWAQTPLPYLGGVPGGQMLHMSPHGGMQHSGPDADRWHRGVMYQQKGLIPSPQTPLQTMHRAERKYQVGKVTDEEEAKQRQLKSILNKLTPQNFEKLFEQVKAVNIDNAVTLTGVISQIFDKALMEPTFCEMYANFCQCLAGELPDFIENNEKITFKRLLLNKCQEEFERGEREQEEANKIEEEGEAKLSEEEREEKRIKARRRMLGNIRLIGELYKKKMLTERIMHECIKKLLGEYENPDEEDVEALCKLMSTIGEMIDHPKAKVHMDAYFERMAKLSNNMKLSSRIRFMLRDAIDLRKNKWQQRRKVEGPKKIEEVHRDAAQERQAQSGRLARGPGFNATARRAPMDFSPRGPMLSSPVSQMSSFRGLQGQPHGFGAQDVRMDDRQSLESRTLSVPLPQRPTGDDSITLGPQGGLGRGMSFRGPSVMSSTPLANISPISGDSRRTAGSNGFSSVSERTTYGPREDLMPRFGTDRVAPTAAYEQPSSQERGINFGNRDSRTPDRSIVRPLAASPSTQAQSSGFSQNIPPEKGWSEERLRDMSMEAIKEFYSARDEKEVVLCIKDLNSTSFHPTMIALWVTDCFERKDMERDLLAKLLVNLTRSHDGVLSQAELIKGFESVLSTLEDAVNDAPKAPEFLGRIFGKMVVEDVISMKEIGRLILEGGEEAGQIVEIGLGGDVMGSTLGMIKTEKGESVLNEIRGSSCLRLEDFRPSHPNRSRILETFF; encoded by the exons ATTCCAGCTCGAACTAGCTCAGCACCCCCAAATTTGGATGAACAGAAACGTAATCAG GCACGCCATGATTCTTCTTTTAAGTCTGTGCCGAATTTGCCCACTTCCATTCCTAAACAGCAGCTACCAAGAAAGGATTCAGTTGCAACTGAGCAATCTAGTTCTGGGGAGGCTCATTCAGTGCCCAAGATAAAAAAAGATGCACAACCCTCTGCTGTACCCCCTGTGAACCAGACACAGAAGCCGTCTCCTGTTAATATACCAATGACATCTATGCAGATGCCATTTCATCACCAGCCTCAGGTTCCCATTCAATATGGCGGGCCTAATCCACAGATTCAGTCTCAAAGTGTTACTGCTAGTTCAATGCAAATGCCAATCCATATCCCCTTAGCTATGGGAAATGGACCTCAGGTGCAGCAGCAAGTCTTTGTTGCAGGTCTTCAGGCTCTTCCATTGCCACCTCAAGGGATGATGCATCAGGGTGGGGGCTTAAGTTTCACGCCACCCATAGGTGGCCAGCTTACGCCACAATTGGGCAACTTGGGGATGGGCATTGCCCCTCAGTATTCTCAACAGCAAGGTGGAAAGTTTGGTGTTACACGTAAAACCACTCCTGTCAAGATTACTCACCCTGATACTCATGAAGAATTAAGGCTTGATAAACGAACAGATATACGTGCAGATGGTGGCTCATCAGTTCCAAGGTCTCATCCTAACATGCCTTCTCAATCCCAGCCAATTCCTTCCTTTGCCCCATCTCATTCTATCAATTACTATTCCAATTCCTATAATACCAATTCCGTATATTATCCGCCACCAAGTTCACTGCCATTGGCTGGTAGTCAGATAGCACCCAATGCCCAAGGACCGAGATTTAACTATCCTGTTAGCCAGGGTCATCAAAACATTTCTTTCATGAATTCAGCAGCTGCCCCTGGTTCATTGGCAGTTAATAAATCTGTTAATCATGCGTGTGGCACTTCAGAATCAGTGAATGTGGATCCTGTACGTGATGCACAAAATGTTATATCCTTTGCTACCTCAGGTTCAACACAGGTGACAGTTAAGCCAGCTACTGTTTCTGCTGGGGAGAAGTTTGAAGATTCCTCTTTTTCAAGTATCTCGCCTTCTACTGAAAAGGCTGGGTCGCTAAAACACTCTATGCCAGCTTGTGAGGTTAGTTCGTCTCAGGCTCAAAGGGATTTGGATACTTTCCCGGAAAGCTCTGTACAACAGCCAAAACTTGGTAATGAATCTTTAACATCCGAGTCATTACCAGCTGCAGCTAAACACTCTGGTGGAGTTCCAGCGACTAACTTGGATGAGAGCCAGCCATCTAGTTGTGTATCTTCTGCTTCAGATTCCACATCCAAGGAGTCTACGCCAGTTTTTGCCAGTAATGAAGGCAAGAGGAGGGAGGGATTGAGTAGGTCAAActctataaaaaattatcagaAGAAACCAGTACAAGAAGGACAAATTCAGCCACCAGTTCAG TCTACATCAACATTCTACTTGGGTACCAACCCTGCAGAATATGGTGTTTCCTCAGAAAGTGCCGTCACTGAAGCTCTAGTGGCTAAAAAGGCTTTAACATCATTAGCAGCTGCTGATGTTTTGTCACAATCTACTAGGGAATTTACAGCCATTAATGAGGCTTTGCCTTCGTCCTTAGACCCGAAGACAGAGAGCAAGATAGAATGCTTAATCTCTGTTTCTTCTGAAGTTTCTGGTACTGGCAGTAAACTTGATAGCTTTGGCCTTGTCAAGCATGCTAAGTTTGATGGTTCTTCCAAGCTGGATGAACTACCAAGGTCTGAAATTAGTGGAATTAATGATGAAGAGGAAAAACATTTACCTGAAGAGCACTTAAAAGACAGCGTTAGCCTTGAGATTTCTTCTCAACCAGTTCCCTTGAAATCTACGGAGCTTAAATCTGACCAGGACTCTGCTTCAAAGGTAGTAGCTACCGACAATGTTGTTCATACCCAAGGAACTGAGCACAGGGTACTAAATGAAGATTTGAGTGGCAAGGTGGAAAATGTGGAAGTCACTGATAGTAAGGATATCTCTACCTCTAGAATTGCTGACTCTACTGATATCGAAGGTAGTCATGTTACTAAATCTGGCATATTGGACCAGCAGTCTGCACCTGTCCCATCTCCTGATCTCTTAGAGTCAAGTTCAAATTATGAAGGGGAAGGTGTTCCGTTACCTAGTTCAAAGGACAAACCAGCGCCACAACTTAGTAGGACAAAGAGTACTATAACTAGtgggaagaaaaaaagaagagaaattctTCAGAAAGCAGATGCTGCCGGGACAACTTCCGATCTCTATATGGCGTATAAAGGTCCCGAGGAAAAGAAAGAGACTGTTGCACCTTCAGCAAGTGTGGAAACCAATTCTGTTGGTGTGAATTTGAAGCAGACATCTCATGAGGCCCTTCAGGTGGATGCCatagaaagagagaaaattacACAGAGTAAAGCTGAACTCGATGATTGGGAAGATGCTGCTGACATATCTACACCAAACTTAGAAACTTCAGACACTGACGAAAAGGCTCATGGAGGTGTACCAAGTCATGAGGAAGATGGAAGTGGGAATATAACGAAGAAGTATTCCCGAGATTTCCTTCTTAAGTTTGCTGGACAGTATACTGATCTTCCACAGGGATTTGAGATTGCTTCTGATATTGCAGCGGCCTTGATGGCTGCAAATGTCAATGCATCTCATGCTGTTGATCATGATTCATACCCAAGTCCTGGAAGAAAATTAGATAGGCAATCTAGTGGATCTCGATTAGATCGCCGTGCTAGTGGAATTGTTGATGATGACAGATGGATGAGACCACCTGGTCCTTTCGGCCCTGGAAGGGATCTGCGACTTGATCTTGGTTATGGTGCTGTTGCAGGTTTTCGGCCTGTCCAAGGAGGTAACTTTGGTGTTCTAAGGCACCCGTGGGCGCAAACACCTCTTCCATATCTCGGAGGGGTCCCTGGTGGGCAAATGCTGCATATGAGTCCACATGGAGGGATGCAACACAGTGGTCCTGATGCTGACAGGTGGCATCGTGGTGTTATGTATCAGCAGAAGGGTTTAATTCCCTCTCCACAAACTCCATTGCAGACAATGCACAGAGCTGAAAGGAAGTATCAAGTGGGTAAAGTGACTGATGAGGAAGAAGCCAAGCAAAGGCAGCTGAAGTCCATTTTGAACAAGCTAACTcctcaaaattttgagaaactCTTTGAGCAAGTAAAAGCTGTTAACATTGACAATGCAGTTACACTCACTGGTGTCATCTCACAGATATTTGACAAAGCTTTGATGGAGCCTACTTTTTGTGAAATGTATGCAAACTTCTGCCAGTGTCTGGCTGGGGAGTTGCCTGATTTTATCGAGAACAATGAAAAGATAACTTTCAAGAGATTGCTGCTGAACAAGTGCCAGGAGGAATTTGAGAGAGGGGAGAGAGAGCAAGAAGAAGCAAATAAAATAGAGGAAGAGGGTGAGGCTAAGCTGTCTGAGGAGgaaagagaggagaagagaatCAAGGCTCGAAGACGAATGTTAGGTAACATTAGACTTATTGGGGAGTTGTACAAGAAGAAAATGTTAACTGAGAGAataatgcatgaatgcatcaagAAACTACTTGGTGAATACGAGAATCCTGATGAGGAAGATGTCGAGGCATTGTGCAAATTAATGAGTACGATTGGAGAAATGATTGACCATCCTAAGGCAAAGGTGCATATGGATGCTTATTTTGAGAGGATGGCGAAGTTGTCGAACAATATGAAATTGTCTTCTAGGATCAGGTTCATGTTGAGGGATGCTATTGATCTGAGAAAGAATAAATGGCAGCAGAGGAGGAAAGTTGAAGGGCCTAAAAAGATTGAGGAAGTGCACAGAGATGCTGCTCAAGAGCGACAAGCACAATCCGGTAGGCTTGCTCGTGGTCCTGGCTTCAATGCTACTGCAAGAAGAGCACCCATGGATTTTAGTCCACGAGGGCCAATGTTATCTTCTCCAGTTTCTCAAATGAGTAGTTTCCGGGGGCTGCAGGGTCAACCCCATGGTTTTGGGGCTCAGGATGTTCGCATGGATGACAGACAGTCTTTGGAGTCTAGGACTCTATCGGTTCCCTTGCCTCAAAGACCAACTGGTGACGATTCTATTACTTTGGGCCCCCAGGGTGGCCTTGGTAGAGGGATGTCTTTTAGAGGACCATCTGTAATGTCCAGTACTCCCCTAGCTAATATTTCTCCAATTTCTGGAGATTCAAGAAGAACCGCTGGATCAAATGGTTTTAGTTCTGTATCAGAGCGAACGACTTATGGTCCTAGAGAGGATCTCATGCCGAGATTTGGAACTGATAGGGTTGCACCAACAGCTGCTTATGAGCAGCCAAGTTCCCAGGAACGGGGCATAAATTTTGGTAATAGGGACTCGAGGACCCCGGATCGCAGCATTGTTAGACCTCTTGCAGCTTCACCTTCCACACAAGCCCAATCATCTGGTTTCAGTCAAAATATTCCTCCTGAAAAGGGCTGGTCTGAGGAGCGCCTGCGTGATATGTCCATGGAGGcaattaaagaattttataG CGCTAGAGATGAGAAAGAAGTTGTTTTGTGCATCAAAGATTTGAATTCTACAAGCTTCCATCCAACAATGATTGCACTATGGGTAACGGACTGTTTTGAGAGAAAAGACATGGAACGGGATCTTTTGGCGAAGCTACTTGTCAACCTGACAAGGTCCCATGATGGTGTATTGAGCCAGGCTGAACTTATTAAAGG GTTTGAATCTGTCCTGAGTACATTGGAGGATGCTGTGAACGATGCGCCAAAAGCTCCAGAATTTCTGGGACGTATTTTTGGGAAAATGGTAGTGGAAGATGTGATAAGTATGAAGGAGATAGGGCGGTTAATACTGGAGGGTGGGGAGGAAGCAGGGCAGATAGTGGAAATAGGGCTGGGCGGGGATGTAATGGGAAGCACCTTGGGGATGATTAAAACGGAGAAAGGAGAAAGTGTGTTGAATGAAATTAGAGGTAGCTCCTGTTTGCGGCTGGAGGACTTTCGGCCTTCGCATCCTAACAGATCAAGGATTTtagaaacttttttttaa
- the LOC105763767 gene encoding eukaryotic translation initiation factor 4G isoform X1, producing MSFNQSRSDKSEQQYRKSGRSASFNQQRSSSGAYSKGAGGGPAPSRSPSSSSSSLSSNRSLKKSNNAQGGQYRLNSLAANSTESSNTSAARTKQNGAHLQPQLQGASDASIASNVAQPVQSPIIQNSTRAVSKTPNSQPPTISSDSSLPTTAGKEDPSKAFSLQFGSITPGFMNGMQIPARTSSAPPNLDEQKRNQARHDSSFKSVPNLPTSIPKQQLPRKDSVATEQSSSGEAHSVPKIKKDAQPSAVPPVNQTQKPSPVNIPMTSMQMPFHHQPQVPIQYGGPNPQIQSQSVTASSMQMPIHIPLAMGNGPQVQQQVFVAGLQALPLPPQGMMHQGGGLSFTPPIGGQLTPQLGNLGMGIAPQYSQQQGGKFGVTRKTTPVKITHPDTHEELRLDKRTDIRADGGSSVPRSHPNMPSQSQPIPSFAPSHSINYYSNSYNTNSVYYPPPSSLPLAGSQIAPNAQGPRFNYPVSQGHQNISFMNSAAAPGSLAVNKSVNHACGTSESVNVDPVRDAQNVISFATSGSTQVTVKPATVSAGEKFEDSSFSSISPSTEKAGSLKHSMPACEVSSSQAQRDLDTFPESSVQQPKLGNESLTSESLPAAAKHSGGVPATNLDESQPSSCVSSASDSTSKESTPVFASNEGKRREGLSRSNSIKNYQKKPVQEGQIQPPVQSTSTFYLGTNPAEYGVSSESAVTEALVAKKALTSLAAADVLSQSTREFTAINEALPSSLDPKTESKIECLISVSSEVSGTGSKLDSFGLVKHAKFDGSSKLDELPRSEISGINDEEEKHLPEEHLKDSVSLEISSQPVPLKSTELKSDQDSASKVVATDNVVHTQGTEHRVLNEDLSGKVENVEVTDSKDISTSRIADSTDIEGSHVTKSGILDQQSAPVPSPDLLESSSNYEGEGVPLPSSKDKPAPQLSRTKSTITSGKKKRREILQKADAAGTTSDLYMAYKGPEEKKETVAPSASVETNSVGVNLKQTSHEALQVDAIEREKITQSKAELDDWEDAADISTPNLETSDTDEKAHGGVPSHEEDGSGNITKKYSRDFLLKFAGQYTDLPQGFEIASDIAAALMAANVNASHAVDHDSYPSPGRKLDRQSSGSRLDRRASGIVDDDRWMRPPGPFGPGRDLRLDLGYGAVAGFRPVQGGNFGVLRHPWAQTPLPYLGGVPGGQMLHMSPHGGMQHSGPDADRWHRGVMYQQKGLIPSPQTPLQTMHRAERKYQVGKVTDEEEAKQRQLKSILNKLTPQNFEKLFEQVKAVNIDNAVTLTGVISQIFDKALMEPTFCEMYANFCQCLAGELPDFIENNEKITFKRLLLNKCQEEFERGEREQEEANKIEEEGEAKLSEEEREEKRIKARRRMLGNIRLIGELYKKKMLTERIMHECIKKLLGEYENPDEEDVEALCKLMSTIGEMIDHPKAKVHMDAYFERMAKLSNNMKLSSRIRFMLRDAIDLRKNKWQQRRKVEGPKKIEEVHRDAAQERQAQSGRLARGPGFNATARRAPMDFSPRGPMLSSPVSQMSSFRGLQGQPHGFGAQDVRMDDRQSLESRTLSVPLPQRPTGDDSITLGPQGGLGRGMSFRGPSVMSSTPLANISPISGDSRRTAGSNGFSSVSERTTYGPREDLMPRFGTDRVAPTAAYEQPSSQERGINFGNRDSRTPDRSIVRPLAASPSTQAQSSGFSQNIPPEKGWSEERLRDMSMEAIKEFYSARDEKEVVLCIKDLNSTSFHPTMIALWVTDCFERKDMERDLLAKLLVNLTRSHDGVLSQAELIKGFESVLSTLEDAVNDAPKAPEFLGRIFGKMVVEDVISMKEIGRLILEGGEEAGQIVEIGLGGDVMGSTLGMIKTEKGESVLNEIRGSSCLRLEDFRPSHPNRSRILETFF from the exons ATTCCAGCTCGAACTAGCTCAGCACCCCCAAATTTGGATGAACAGAAACGTAATCAG GCACGCCATGATTCTTCTTTTAAGTCTGTGCCGAATTTGCCCACTTCCATTCCTAAACAGCAGCTACCAAGAAAGGATTCAGTTGCAACTGAGCAATCTAGTTCTGGGGAGGCTCATTCAGTGCCCAAGATAAAAAAAGATGCACAACCCTCTGCTGTACCCCCTGTGAACCAGACACAGAAGCCGTCTCCTGTTAATATACCAATGACATCTATGCAGATGCCATTTCATCACCAGCCTCAGGTTCCCATTCAATATGGCGGGCCTAATCCACAGATTCAGTCTCAAAGTGTTACTGCTAGTTCAATGCAAATGCCAATCCATATCCCCTTAGCTATGGGAAATGGACCTCAGGTGCAGCAGCAAGTCTTTGTTGCAGGTCTTCAGGCTCTTCCATTGCCACCTCAAGGGATGATGCATCAGGGTGGGGGCTTAAGTTTCACGCCACCCATAGGTGGCCAGCTTACGCCACAATTGGGCAACTTGGGGATGGGCATTGCCCCTCAGTATTCTCAACAGCAAGGTGGAAAGTTTGGTGTTACACGTAAAACCACTCCTGTCAAGATTACTCACCCTGATACTCATGAAGAATTAAGGCTTGATAAACGAACAGATATACGTGCAGATGGTGGCTCATCAGTTCCAAGGTCTCATCCTAACATGCCTTCTCAATCCCAGCCAATTCCTTCCTTTGCCCCATCTCATTCTATCAATTACTATTCCAATTCCTATAATACCAATTCCGTATATTATCCGCCACCAAGTTCACTGCCATTGGCTGGTAGTCAGATAGCACCCAATGCCCAAGGACCGAGATTTAACTATCCTGTTAGCCAGGGTCATCAAAACATTTCTTTCATGAATTCAGCAGCTGCCCCTGGTTCATTGGCAGTTAATAAATCTGTTAATCATGCGTGTGGCACTTCAGAATCAGTGAATGTGGATCCTGTACGTGATGCACAAAATGTTATATCCTTTGCTACCTCAGGTTCAACACAGGTGACAGTTAAGCCAGCTACTGTTTCTGCTGGGGAGAAGTTTGAAGATTCCTCTTTTTCAAGTATCTCGCCTTCTACTGAAAAGGCTGGGTCGCTAAAACACTCTATGCCAGCTTGTGAGGTTAGTTCGTCTCAGGCTCAAAGGGATTTGGATACTTTCCCGGAAAGCTCTGTACAACAGCCAAAACTTGGTAATGAATCTTTAACATCCGAGTCATTACCAGCTGCAGCTAAACACTCTGGTGGAGTTCCAGCGACTAACTTGGATGAGAGCCAGCCATCTAGTTGTGTATCTTCTGCTTCAGATTCCACATCCAAGGAGTCTACGCCAGTTTTTGCCAGTAATGAAGGCAAGAGGAGGGAGGGATTGAGTAGGTCAAActctataaaaaattatcagaAGAAACCAGTACAAGAAGGACAAATTCAGCCACCAGTTCAG TCTACATCAACATTCTACTTGGGTACCAACCCTGCAGAATATGGTGTTTCCTCAGAAAGTGCCGTCACTGAAGCTCTAGTGGCTAAAAAGGCTTTAACATCATTAGCAGCTGCTGATGTTTTGTCACAATCTACTAGGGAATTTACAGCCATTAATGAGGCTTTGCCTTCGTCCTTAGACCCGAAGACAGAGAGCAAGATAGAATGCTTAATCTCTGTTTCTTCTGAAGTTTCTGGTACTGGCAGTAAACTTGATAGCTTTGGCCTTGTCAAGCATGCTAAGTTTGATGGTTCTTCCAAGCTGGATGAACTACCAAGGTCTGAAATTAGTGGAATTAATGATGAAGAGGAAAAACATTTACCTGAAGAGCACTTAAAAGACAGCGTTAGCCTTGAGATTTCTTCTCAACCAGTTCCCTTGAAATCTACGGAGCTTAAATCTGACCAGGACTCTGCTTCAAAGGTAGTAGCTACCGACAATGTTGTTCATACCCAAGGAACTGAGCACAGGGTACTAAATGAAGATTTGAGTGGCAAGGTGGAAAATGTGGAAGTCACTGATAGTAAGGATATCTCTACCTCTAGAATTGCTGACTCTACTGATATCGAAGGTAGTCATGTTACTAAATCTGGCATATTGGACCAGCAGTCTGCACCTGTCCCATCTCCTGATCTCTTAGAGTCAAGTTCAAATTATGAAGGGGAAGGTGTTCCGTTACCTAGTTCAAAGGACAAACCAGCGCCACAACTTAGTAGGACAAAGAGTACTATAACTAGtgggaagaaaaaaagaagagaaattctTCAGAAAGCAGATGCTGCCGGGACAACTTCCGATCTCTATATGGCGTATAAAGGTCCCGAGGAAAAGAAAGAGACTGTTGCACCTTCAGCAAGTGTGGAAACCAATTCTGTTGGTGTGAATTTGAAGCAGACATCTCATGAGGCCCTTCAGGTGGATGCCatagaaagagagaaaattacACAGAGTAAAGCTGAACTCGATGATTGGGAAGATGCTGCTGACATATCTACACCAAACTTAGAAACTTCAGACACTGACGAAAAGGCTCATGGAGGTGTACCAAGTCATGAGGAAGATGGAAGTGGGAATATAACGAAGAAGTATTCCCGAGATTTCCTTCTTAAGTTTGCTGGACAGTATACTGATCTTCCACAGGGATTTGAGATTGCTTCTGATATTGCAGCGGCCTTGATGGCTGCAAATGTCAATGCATCTCATGCTGTTGATCATGATTCATACCCAAGTCCTGGAAGAAAATTAGATAGGCAATCTAGTGGATCTCGATTAGATCGCCGTGCTAGTGGAATTGTTGATGATGACAGATGGATGAGACCACCTGGTCCTTTCGGCCCTGGAAGGGATCTGCGACTTGATCTTGGTTATGGTGCTGTTGCAGGTTTTCGGCCTGTCCAAGGAGGTAACTTTGGTGTTCTAAGGCACCCGTGGGCGCAAACACCTCTTCCATATCTCGGAGGGGTCCCTGGTGGGCAAATGCTGCATATGAGTCCACATGGAGGGATGCAACACAGTGGTCCTGATGCTGACAGGTGGCATCGTGGTGTTATGTATCAGCAGAAGGGTTTAATTCCCTCTCCACAAACTCCATTGCAGACAATGCACAGAGCTGAAAGGAAGTATCAAGTGGGTAAAGTGACTGATGAGGAAGAAGCCAAGCAAAGGCAGCTGAAGTCCATTTTGAACAAGCTAACTcctcaaaattttgagaaactCTTTGAGCAAGTAAAAGCTGTTAACATTGACAATGCAGTTACACTCACTGGTGTCATCTCACAGATATTTGACAAAGCTTTGATGGAGCCTACTTTTTGTGAAATGTATGCAAACTTCTGCCAGTGTCTGGCTGGGGAGTTGCCTGATTTTATCGAGAACAATGAAAAGATAACTTTCAAGAGATTGCTGCTGAACAAGTGCCAGGAGGAATTTGAGAGAGGGGAGAGAGAGCAAGAAGAAGCAAATAAAATAGAGGAAGAGGGTGAGGCTAAGCTGTCTGAGGAGgaaagagaggagaagagaatCAAGGCTCGAAGACGAATGTTAGGTAACATTAGACTTATTGGGGAGTTGTACAAGAAGAAAATGTTAACTGAGAGAataatgcatgaatgcatcaagAAACTACTTGGTGAATACGAGAATCCTGATGAGGAAGATGTCGAGGCATTGTGCAAATTAATGAGTACGATTGGAGAAATGATTGACCATCCTAAGGCAAAGGTGCATATGGATGCTTATTTTGAGAGGATGGCGAAGTTGTCGAACAATATGAAATTGTCTTCTAGGATCAGGTTCATGTTGAGGGATGCTATTGATCTGAGAAAGAATAAATGGCAGCAGAGGAGGAAAGTTGAAGGGCCTAAAAAGATTGAGGAAGTGCACAGAGATGCTGCTCAAGAGCGACAAGCACAATCCGGTAGGCTTGCTCGTGGTCCTGGCTTCAATGCTACTGCAAGAAGAGCACCCATGGATTTTAGTCCACGAGGGCCAATGTTATCTTCTCCAGTTTCTCAAATGAGTAGTTTCCGGGGGCTGCAGGGTCAACCCCATGGTTTTGGGGCTCAGGATGTTCGCATGGATGACAGACAGTCTTTGGAGTCTAGGACTCTATCGGTTCCCTTGCCTCAAAGACCAACTGGTGACGATTCTATTACTTTGGGCCCCCAGGGTGGCCTTGGTAGAGGGATGTCTTTTAGAGGACCATCTGTAATGTCCAGTACTCCCCTAGCTAATATTTCTCCAATTTCTGGAGATTCAAGAAGAACCGCTGGATCAAATGGTTTTAGTTCTGTATCAGAGCGAACGACTTATGGTCCTAGAGAGGATCTCATGCCGAGATTTGGAACTGATAGGGTTGCACCAACAGCTGCTTATGAGCAGCCAAGTTCCCAGGAACGGGGCATAAATTTTGGTAATAGGGACTCGAGGACCCCGGATCGCAGCATTGTTAGACCTCTTGCAGCTTCACCTTCCACACAAGCCCAATCATCTGGTTTCAGTCAAAATATTCCTCCTGAAAAGGGCTGGTCTGAGGAGCGCCTGCGTGATATGTCCATGGAGGcaattaaagaattttataG CGCTAGAGATGAGAAAGAAGTTGTTTTGTGCATCAAAGATTTGAATTCTACAAGCTTCCATCCAACAATGATTGCACTATGGGTAACGGACTGTTTTGAGAGAAAAGACATGGAACGGGATCTTTTGGCGAAGCTACTTGTCAACCTGACAAGGTCCCATGATGGTGTATTGAGCCAGGCTGAACTTATTAAAGG GTTTGAATCTGTCCTGAGTACATTGGAGGATGCTGTGAACGATGCGCCAAAAGCTCCAGAATTTCTGGGACGTATTTTTGGGAAAATGGTAGTGGAAGATGTGATAAGTATGAAGGAGATAGGGCGGTTAATACTGGAGGGTGGGGAGGAAGCAGGGCAGATAGTGGAAATAGGGCTGGGCGGGGATGTAATGGGAAGCACCTTGGGGATGATTAAAACGGAGAAAGGAGAAAGTGTGTTGAATGAAATTAGAGGTAGCTCCTGTTTGCGGCTGGAGGACTTTCGGCCTTCGCATCCTAACAGATCAAGGATTTtagaaacttttttttaa